One segment of Clostridia bacterium DNA contains the following:
- a CDS encoding chromate transporter produces MRELWELISVFLKISIFSFGGGYVMIGYLQHEFVSRGWISANDFANIVSISQMTPGPIGINAATFIGFTTEGYIGALLASVSVVLLPFIMVLLVSVFYDKYKSNKFIQNILKGIRPACVGLIIIVGVGFFETAAVNGGGILDVVKGGALFDIRALVLFAASLFVLLRTKISSIWVMLASLAIGIFLF; encoded by the coding sequence ATGAGAGAGCTTTGGGAGCTTATATCGGTATTTTTAAAGATAAGCATATTCTCCTTTGGCGGAGGATATGTGATGATAGGATACCTGCAGCATGAATTCGTGTCGAGAGGCTGGATAAGCGCAAACGACTTTGCAAATATAGTATCCATATCGCAGATGACGCCCGGCCCTATAGGAATAAACGCGGCCACATTTATAGGGTTTACTACAGAAGGATACATAGGCGCTTTGCTGGCCTCGGTCTCCGTTGTTTTGCTGCCGTTTATCATGGTGCTGCTTGTATCGGTTTTCTATGATAAATATAAAAGCAATAAGTTCATACAGAACATTCTAAAGGGCATAAGGCCGGCTTGCGTGGGACTTATTATCATTGTCGGCGTCGGCTTTTTTGAGACGGCCGCCGTGAACGGAGGCGGTATACTTGACGTTGTCAAAGGCGGAGCTTTGTTTGATATAAGGGCGCTTGTTTTGTTTGCTGCGTCGCTTTTTGTGCTTTTACGAACAAAAATAAGCTCTATTTGGGTAATGCTTGCATCGCTTGCAATAGGAATATTCTTATTTTGA
- a CDS encoding mechanosensitive ion channel family protein, with the protein MDIFSKISAYLEQNAILSTVLGIVVIALATVIIYRVVRHIFNRIQLKNKSTQTHLVFLEKIIRAAIIILGIFGIIMQIKPLQQFAISALASSGIVVLVLGFAAKEAMGNIVNGMFISIFKPFAVGDRVRIEAQNLAGIVEDITLRHTVIRTVENNRLIIPNTTMSNSIIENFNYSEDNTCTYLDVGIGYDADIDKAIQIISEVVGAHPDFKDVRTAVQMSKKVPRVTVRVIGFGSSSVDLRAYIWTKTYSEGYNAACDMRYEIKKRFDEEGVEIPYSYQNIIIKNASKSSVHEKKSNNGKINNQI; encoded by the coding sequence ATGGACATTTTCTCAAAAATTTCTGCGTATTTAGAACAAAACGCGATCTTAAGCACCGTTTTGGGCATAGTAGTTATCGCGCTTGCGACGGTAATTATATACAGAGTCGTGCGCCATATTTTCAACCGGATACAGTTAAAGAATAAAAGCACGCAGACGCATCTCGTCTTTTTGGAAAAGATAATCCGTGCAGCCATAATAATACTCGGCATATTCGGCATAATAATGCAGATAAAGCCGCTTCAACAGTTCGCAATATCAGCGCTCGCAAGCTCCGGCATAGTCGTTTTAGTGCTTGGCTTTGCAGCTAAAGAAGCAATGGGCAATATAGTAAACGGGATGTTTATATCCATTTTTAAGCCTTTTGCGGTAGGCGACAGGGTGCGCATAGAAGCGCAGAACCTTGCCGGCATAGTTGAAGATATAACATTGCGTCATACGGTAATACGCACTGTTGAAAACAACAGGCTCATAATCCCAAATACTACTATGAGCAATTCCATAATAGAAAACTTCAACTATTCGGAAGACAACACCTGTACATATCTCGACGTCGGCATTGGCTACGACGCCGATATAGACAAGGCTATACAAATAATATCCGAAGTTGTAGGCGCACATCCCGATTTTAAGGACGTAAGAACCGCCGTGCAAATGTCAAAAAAGGTTCCGCGCGTTACTGTAAGAGTAATAGGTTTCGGCTCATCCTCGGTAGATCTGCGCGCCTATATCTGGACCAAAACTTACAGCGAAGGATATAACGCCGCATGCGATATGCGTTATGAAATAAAGAAGCGCTTCGATGAAGAAGGCGTGGAGATACCTTACTCATATCAAAATATAATAATAAAAAATGCTTCAAAATCGAGTGTGCATGAAAAAAAATCCAATAACGGAAAAATAAATAATCAAATTTGA
- the ytvI gene encoding sporulation integral membrane protein YtvI, giving the protein MFSKRQINFIMFLVYLLLFIVALLFIYYLVPKILLWLLPFIIAYIFSAISRPLSRLFNKHLRVPLKVSQPISAIIMLLIAGTLITLLIIKIVTEISNLISLIPTYANDIIAFVRAIPAQLNELFSSLPPDVVETINEFINNFSLNMTNMQQLAITALSGVGTIVVSVPSVIIFIFFTIIATVFLSIDRDMIHEWLKRTLPENIYTGIITAKRSFFSAIWGYVRAQLIMYVIVFTELVIGFSILRLDYVVLLALVIAFIDMLPIFGVGTVLLPWGLICIAMQDYRLGVSLLAMYAILFTVRQIIEPKIVSSQIGLHPLLTLLSMYAGLKTFGFLGMILFPIALILLINMYKVGLFDGFKENVLKEQGAPKDSGTNDSEPPNGSASEPNTDSGK; this is encoded by the coding sequence ATGTTTTCTAAAAGACAAATAAACTTTATAATGTTTTTGGTCTATCTGCTGCTATTCATAGTGGCTTTGCTTTTCATTTATTATCTTGTACCGAAGATACTCCTATGGCTTCTGCCGTTTATCATAGCTTACATATTTTCCGCCATATCGAGACCGCTCTCCAGGCTTTTTAATAAACATTTGAGGGTCCCTCTCAAGGTATCTCAGCCTATATCGGCGATAATCATGCTGCTTATAGCGGGCACGCTCATTACTCTTCTTATTATTAAAATCGTGACCGAGATATCAAATCTTATCTCGCTCATACCGACATATGCAAACGACATTATAGCTTTTGTAAGAGCAATACCGGCGCAGCTCAACGAGCTGTTTTCTTCGCTGCCTCCGGACGTAGTTGAAACGATAAACGAATTTATCAACAACTTCTCTCTTAACATGACAAATATGCAGCAGCTTGCAATAACGGCCCTGTCCGGAGTGGGCACGATAGTCGTAAGCGTACCGTCTGTTATAATTTTTATATTTTTCACCATCATCGCGACAGTCTTTTTAAGCATTGACCGCGATATGATACACGAGTGGCTCAAGCGCACGCTGCCGGAAAATATATATACGGGCATAATCACCGCCAAGCGCAGCTTCTTTTCGGCTATCTGGGGTTATGTGCGGGCGCAGCTTATAATGTACGTCATCGTGTTCACAGAGCTTGTTATAGGCTTTTCGATATTAAGGCTTGACTATGTCGTATTGCTTGCATTAGTCATTGCTTTCATTGATATGCTGCCCATATTCGGCGTCGGCACCGTGCTCCTCCCGTGGGGGCTCATATGTATCGCCATGCAGGATTACAGATTGGGCGTGTCATTGCTTGCGATGTACGCAATACTGTTTACGGTCCGCCAGATAATCGAGCCGAAGATAGTAAGCTCTCAGATAGGACTTCATCCGCTGCTTACGCTGCTCAGCATGTACGCGGGCCTTAAGACCTTCGGTTTTTTAGGCATGATACTTTTCCCGATAGCTCTCATCCTGCTTATAAATATGTATAAAGTAGGTCTGTTCGACGGATTCAAAGAAAACGTATTGAAGGAACAAGGCGCGCCCAAAGACTCCGGCACGAATGATTCGGAACCGCCAAACGGCTCTGCATCCGAACCTAATACAGACAGCGGCAAATAA
- a CDS encoding tyrosine recombinase XerC has product MNINDENTFELLEDFISYITVVKTYSPKTVYEYRLDLTLFFKFLKMRYKLASNDDEFDKIDISDVDAEFIKRIKIEDIQRFAKYLATEREHVIHSKTLKGNSSRALSRRLSCIKSFFKYLTAKRHILDENPAADLDLPKHKKSLPVHLTVNDSVKLLESIDGTFKERDYAIITLFLNCGMRLSELVAIDISDIKDDTIIITGKGNKQRTAYLNEACLNALKDYYPKRQALAASAKKPHDRALFLSRLSRRISPKTVQWIVKNYIEKAGLDTSKYSVHKLRHTAATLMYQYGNVDLRTLQTLLGHEQLSTTEIYTHVHEESLKSAVEKNPLAKVKKKQTNVK; this is encoded by the coding sequence ATGAATATAAATGATGAAAACACGTTTGAATTACTCGAAGATTTTATAAGCTACATCACTGTCGTAAAAACGTATTCGCCGAAAACCGTATACGAATACAGACTTGATCTTACTTTGTTTTTTAAGTTCTTAAAAATGCGGTACAAACTTGCCTCAAACGACGATGAATTTGATAAGATCGATATAAGCGACGTTGACGCCGAGTTTATAAAACGCATCAAGATCGAAGATATCCAGCGATTCGCAAAATATCTTGCCACCGAGCGTGAGCACGTTATACACTCAAAAACGCTTAAAGGAAATTCTTCACGTGCGCTTTCACGTCGTCTTTCGTGCATCAAATCATTCTTTAAATACTTAACTGCAAAGCGCCATATATTAGACGAAAATCCGGCAGCCGATCTTGACCTTCCTAAGCATAAAAAATCGCTGCCCGTACATCTTACTGTAAACGACAGCGTGAAGCTTTTGGAAAGTATTGACGGAACTTTTAAGGAACGTGATTACGCGATAATCACGCTCTTTTTGAACTGCGGCATGCGTCTTTCCGAGCTTGTTGCCATAGACATATCCGATATTAAGGATGATACGATAATAATAACAGGCAAAGGAAATAAACAGCGGACTGCATATTTGAACGAGGCGTGTCTGAATGCCTTGAAGGATTATTATCCGAAGCGTCAGGCGCTTGCGGCGTCGGCAAAAAAACCGCATGACAGAGCCCTTTTTTTAAGCCGGCTTTCACGCCGTATAAGCCCCAAAACGGTTCAGTGGATAGTAAAAAACTATATTGAAAAAGCCGGTCTTGATACGTCGAAATATTCCGTGCATAAGCTCAGGCATACTGCAGCCACGCTCATGTATCAATACGGCAACGTGGATCTTAGAACGCTTCAGACTCTTTTGGGACATGAACAGCTTTCAACGACAGAGATATATACGCATGTGCATGAGGAAAGCCTGAAAAGCGCCGTTGAAAAAAATCCGCTTGCAAAAGTGAAAAAGAAACAGACAAATGTTAAATAA
- a CDS encoding DUF4363 family protein, whose translation MKALSAGVVMLIGVLILIWCGVSFIQGYTENLEAHLTEAHDNFVSGDKKAALESIRELKRYSDSSRDVLCMMIDHSEITQIDMSILRLLELSLSDDDKGFETEIRMLSARVRNIYSSEKLSWANVL comes from the coding sequence ATGAAAGCGCTTAGCGCAGGCGTTGTAATGCTTATAGGCGTACTTATACTGATATGGTGCGGCGTGTCCTTCATCCAAGGTTATACCGAGAATCTTGAAGCGCACTTGACAGAGGCGCATGATAATTTTGTTTCGGGCGATAAAAAAGCCGCGCTTGAAAGCATACGGGAGCTCAAAAGGTATTCGGACAGCTCAAGGGATGTTTTATGTATGATGATCGATCATTCGGAGATCACGCAGATAGATATGTCTATACTGCGCCTGTTAGAGCTTAGCTTATCGGACGACGATAAAGGATTTGAAACGGAAATAAGAATGCTTTCGGCGCGCGTAAGAAATATTTATTCAAGTGAAAAGCTGAGCTGGGCAAACGTATTGTAA
- the radA gene encoding DNA repair protein RadA: MKAKTIYICSECGFETPKWLGKCPECGSWNTLEESVVNQEIKTAKGASKAVFAARGISEPVRLSELKAESDERHKTGISEFDRVLGGGLVTGSVVLVGGDPGIGKSTILMQTCFNMCKDRRILYITGEESLAQIRMRAERLAGVGIAGYNSLFVDAKTDIADVLESISRIRPDVVVIDSIQTMYRSDVSGAPGGVSQVRECAHLLINRAKSEAISIFLVGHVTKEGSLAGPRVLEHMVDCVLYFEGEQRLNHRVLRAVKNRYGSTNEIGVFEMGEKGLVEVKNPSMLTLSGRPQGASGAAITCAMEGSRPILSEVQALATQTSFAVPRRMCTGFDYNRASLIIAVLEKHAGISLAHRDVYINIVGGIKLIEPAADMAVALSVASSVKNAPLGDDIIVIGEIGLSGEIRAVNAISQRISEGVKLGFKRFIIPHQNKLPNEADFGDVQIYKAKTIAQALALTL, encoded by the coding sequence ATGAAGGCTAAAACGATATATATTTGTTCCGAGTGCGGCTTTGAAACGCCTAAATGGCTGGGAAAATGCCCCGAATGCGGAAGCTGGAACACTTTGGAGGAAAGCGTTGTAAATCAGGAGATAAAGACCGCAAAGGGCGCGTCCAAGGCTGTTTTTGCGGCGCGCGGGATAAGCGAACCTGTAAGACTTTCAGAGCTTAAAGCCGAAAGCGACGAAAGACATAAAACGGGCATATCAGAGTTTGACCGCGTTCTCGGCGGCGGACTTGTGACAGGCTCGGTCGTGCTTGTCGGCGGAGATCCGGGAATAGGAAAATCAACAATACTTATGCAGACATGCTTTAATATGTGTAAAGATCGTCGCATTCTTTATATTACGGGCGAGGAGTCGCTTGCACAGATAAGAATGCGCGCCGAAAGACTTGCAGGGGTCGGGATAGCCGGTTATAACAGTCTCTTCGTTGACGCGAAGACCGATATCGCGGACGTACTTGAATCAATAAGCCGCATCAGGCCCGATGTTGTAGTGATAGATTCAATACAGACGATGTACAGAAGCGATGTAAGCGGCGCGCCCGGGGGCGTTTCACAGGTGCGTGAATGTGCGCATTTATTGATAAATCGCGCCAAGTCAGAGGCGATAAGCATTTTTCTTGTCGGACATGTAACAAAGGAAGGCTCGCTGGCAGGTCCTAGGGTGCTTGAGCATATGGTGGACTGCGTGCTTTACTTTGAGGGTGAGCAAAGATTGAATCACCGCGTTTTGCGGGCCGTAAAAAACAGATACGGCTCAACAAATGAGATAGGTGTTTTTGAAATGGGCGAAAAAGGTCTCGTTGAAGTTAAAAACCCGTCGATGCTTACGCTGAGCGGAAGGCCCCAGGGCGCGTCAGGAGCGGCCATAACGTGCGCTATGGAGGGGTCAAGACCGATATTGTCGGAAGTACAGGCTTTAGCGACGCAGACCTCGTTTGCAGTACCGAGAAGGATGTGCACCGGATTTGATTACAACAGAGCATCGCTTATAATAGCGGTACTGGAAAAGCATGCGGGGATATCGCTTGCTCACCGCGACGTTTATATAAACATTGTAGGCGGGATAAAGCTTATAGAGCCTGCTGCGGATATGGCTGTTGCGCTGTCGGTCGCGTCAAGCGTTAAAAACGCGCCTCTGGGCGACGATATTATCGTTATAGGGGAAATAGGGCTTTCGGGCGAGATACGCGCCGTAAACGCGATATCGCAGCGAATTTCGGAAGGCGTAAAGCTGGGGTTTAAGCGATTTATAATCCCGCATCAGAATAAACTGCCGAACGAGGCCGATTTCGGCGACGTTCAAATATATAAGGCAAAAACGATAGCTCAGGCGCTGGCGCTTACTTTGTAG
- a CDS encoding alpha/beta hydrolase — MSSTLKKEIIKANGFEFTCRTAGLDNDGELVMCLHGFPETSIVWEKLIVQLAEKGYRCVAPNLRGYSDGARPKGYENYVVRYIADDVAAIAEAVGCKGKFQLVAHDWGAATGWALVNLYADKINAFFSMSNPYNPAFLWAMANDETQHAKSHYIREFQNPDAPEASLAADDYKRLRGYWAGFDQRIIDDYLTVFSQPEARTAAVNWYRALLMIKNDWDYKPEVTIPVTFVWGNQDIAVSRAAAEKNVDFMKGPYKFVELNASHWLMELNEDECIPLIMEHIAKYPIK, encoded by the coding sequence ATGAGCAGTACGTTAAAAAAAGAAATAATCAAAGCGAACGGTTTTGAGTTTACCTGCCGTACCGCAGGCCTTGACAATGACGGCGAGTTGGTTATGTGCCTTCACGGTTTTCCGGAAACCTCGATAGTTTGGGAAAAGCTTATAGTTCAGCTGGCAGAAAAAGGCTATCGCTGCGTTGCTCCCAACCTGCGCGGCTATTCCGACGGCGCGCGTCCGAAGGGTTATGAGAACTACGTTGTAAGATACATAGCAGACGACGTTGCCGCTATTGCAGAGGCAGTAGGATGCAAGGGCAAATTCCAGCTTGTTGCTCACGACTGGGGAGCAGCTACCGGCTGGGCTTTGGTAAACCTTTATGCCGACAAAATAAATGCGTTTTTCTCTATGTCCAATCCTTATAATCCGGCGTTCCTTTGGGCTATGGCAAACGACGAAACTCAGCATGCAAAGAGCCATTATATAAGAGAATTCCAGAATCCCGACGCTCCCGAGGCGTCGCTTGCAGCCGACGACTACAAGCGTCTCCGCGGCTATTGGGCGGGCTTTGATCAGAGAATAATCGACGATTATCTGACGGTATTCTCTCAGCCCGAAGCTCGCACCGCAGCCGTAAACTGGTACAGAGCGCTTCTTATGATCAAAAACGACTGGGATTATAAGCCCGAGGTAACTATCCCCGTTACGTTCGTTTGGGGCAATCAGGATATCGCGGTAAGCCGTGCGGCAGCAGAGAAGAACGTTGACTTTATGAAGGGCCCGTACAAGTTCGTAGAGCTCAACGCAAGCCACTGGCTCATGGAATTGAACGAAGACGAATGCATACCGCTTATAATGGAGCATATAGCAAAGTATCCGATAAAGTAA
- a CDS encoding chromate transporter has product MLFLIFFKVGLFTIGGGLAMIPLYRQEFSEKRDWLTDEEMVDIIAMTQSLPGVMAINSAAFVGYRISKLRGAIIAALGALLPSVIIILAVGIVYASVFQNEFVIKAFRGVQCALAAMIIASGIKMIKNTIKSVFASIVAICAGIWIFFDSTAIIYVIIAAAAAGAIYFGLRSFGSKDKPASGSKDGKAGA; this is encoded by the coding sequence ATGCTTTTTTTAATATTTTTTAAAGTGGGGCTCTTTACGATCGGCGGGGGGCTTGCAATGATACCGCTTTACAGACAGGAATTCTCTGAAAAAAGAGACTGGCTTACAGATGAGGAAATGGTCGATATAATCGCTATGACTCAGTCGCTGCCGGGTGTTATGGCAATAAATTCAGCCGCATTTGTGGGATATCGCATATCAAAGCTGCGCGGTGCAATAATTGCGGCTTTGGGCGCGCTTCTTCCGTCTGTTATAATAATACTTGCCGTAGGAATAGTATATGCCAGCGTATTTCAGAACGAGTTCGTTATAAAGGCGTTCAGAGGCGTACAGTGCGCGCTTGCGGCCATGATAATCGCATCGGGAATAAAAATGATAAAGAATACGATAAAATCGGTTTTTGCGTCTATAGTAGCAATATGTGCGGGAATATGGATATTTTTTGACAGTACGGCGATAATATACGTTATAATAGCCGCCGCTGCAGCGGGAGCGATATATTTCGGCCTAAGATCGTTTGGTTCAAAGGACAAGCCTGCCTCAGGCAGTAAAGATGGGAAGGCGGGAGCATGA
- a CDS encoding alpha/beta hydrolase, with protein sequence MSSTLKKEIIKANGFEYLCRTAGLDNDGELVIFLHGFPESSIIWENLIVKMAEKGYRCLAPNQRGYSDGARPKELAAYTVHALADDVVGFADAVGCKGKFHLVGHDWGCSVGWATLNIHPDRVQSYVAMSTPYNPAFLWAMANDEEQYKKSHYIREFQTPDAPEASLAADDYARLRGYWAGFDQKVIDDYLTIFSKLEARTATINWYRALFAIQNDFEYKDITAPVTFIWGNTDLALGRAGAEKTKDFMKGPYKFVELNAGHWLMQFNEEECSKIIMDHIAQFPIK encoded by the coding sequence ATGAGCAGCACATTAAAAAAAGAGATCATCAAAGCAAACGGTTTTGAATATCTTTGCCGCACGGCAGGACTTGACAATGACGGAGAACTTGTTATTTTTCTCCACGGTTTCCCCGAAAGCTCGATAATCTGGGAAAATCTTATCGTTAAGATGGCCGAAAAAGGCTATCGCTGCCTCGCGCCCAATCAGCGCGGCTATTCCGACGGCGCGCGCCCGAAGGAGCTTGCGGCATACACCGTACACGCACTTGCAGACGACGTTGTAGGCTTTGCCGATGCAGTAGGCTGCAAAGGGAAGTTCCACCTTGTAGGTCACGACTGGGGCTGTTCTGTAGGCTGGGCAACCCTTAATATCCATCCGGATCGCGTTCAGTCGTATGTTGCAATGTCCACTCCGTACAATCCGGCATTTCTTTGGGCTATGGCAAACGATGAGGAGCAGTATAAAAAGAGCCATTATATAAGAGAATTCCAGACGCCCGACGCTCCCGAGGCTTCTTTGGCGGCTGACGACTACGCTCGTCTTCGCGGCTATTGGGCGGGCTTTGATCAGAAGGTCATCGACGATTATCTTACTATATTCTCAAAGCTCGAAGCACGTACCGCTACTATAAACTGGTACAGAGCGCTGTTTGCGATCCAGAATGACTTTGAGTATAAAGATATCACCGCTCCCGTTACGTTCATTTGGGGCAACACCGACCTTGCTCTCGGCAGAGCCGGCGCAGAAAAAACAAAAGACTTCATGAAGGGCCCGTACAAGTTTGTAGAGCTCAACGCAGGTCACTGGCTCATGCAGTTCAACGAAGAAGAATGCTCTAAGATAATCATGGATCATATCGCGCAGTTCCCGATAAAATAG
- a CDS encoding N-acetylmuramoyl-L-alanine amidase — protein sequence MKKDKKFFALKLDLKDGKVRLFVFISAALFLSLYVWQLGAFYTDKTVSSLSEDKQAARALIVIDAGHGGVDGGAVSPGGTLEKDINLAVALNLRSILILNGFDVIMTRESDISIYDPEAENGSIHDKKVSDINNRIAILREHPDAILISIHQNTFFDPSVCGTQVFYVKNEQSRRLAGIMQECLSSGLKEDKQKAPKEAYDTIKLMNSIDNTGVLVECGFLSNPDDEAKLLREDYREQIAVCILNALNEFLNETGRE from the coding sequence ATGAAAAAAGATAAAAAGTTTTTTGCTCTGAAGCTTGATCTGAAAGACGGGAAAGTACGCCTGTTTGTTTTTATTTCGGCAGCGCTTTTTTTGTCGCTTTACGTCTGGCAGCTTGGCGCTTTTTATACGGATAAAACCGTTTCTTCGCTTTCGGAGGATAAACAAGCAGCGCGTGCGCTTATTGTTATTGATGCGGGGCACGGAGGCGTCGACGGGGGCGCCGTATCGCCGGGCGGCACTTTGGAAAAGGACATAAATCTGGCTGTTGCGCTTAATTTACGCTCGATTTTGATTTTAAACGGATTTGATGTTATAATGACCAGGGAAAGCGATATTTCAATATATGATCCCGAAGCGGAAAACGGAAGCATACATGATAAAAAGGTATCCGACATAAACAACAGGATCGCCATACTGCGCGAGCATCCTGACGCTATACTTATAAGCATACATCAGAATACCTTTTTTGATCCCTCTGTTTGCGGGACGCAGGTCTTTTATGTAAAAAACGAACAGAGCCGCAGACTTGCCGGGATAATGCAGGAATGTCTCTCGTCGGGGCTGAAAGAGGATAAGCAAAAAGCGCCTAAAGAAGCATATGATACGATAAAGCTTATGAATTCCATTGACAATACAGGCGTTTTGGTTGAATGCGGCTTTCTTTCAAATCCCGACGATGAAGCGAAGCTTTTAAGAGAGGACTATAGGGAGCAAATAGCCGTTTGCATACTTAATGCGTTGAACGAATTTTTAAATGAAACAGGGCGTGAATGA
- a CDS encoding DUF421 domain-containing protein, with protein MIISLVRTIILYILIIAALRLTGKRQLGELQPSELVLSIMISDLACVPMANTGIPLLGGVIPMVTIVSMEIILSFIILKSNRARRVITGQPSIIISKGVVNQREMERLRINIDDLMEELRQKNVVSIEEVNYAILETTGKLSVFSRNDLNPVQKSDVDIKVEKFASIPVPIIADGELDEGNLKKLGLDHGWISKTLKEHGIKNKKGVLYMTVDENKKVFIIKRDRSGGNSDESA; from the coding sequence ATGATAATCAGTCTTGTAAGAACAATTATCCTGTATATCCTCATAATTGCGGCATTGAGGCTAACGGGAAAACGGCAGCTTGGCGAGCTGCAGCCTTCCGAACTCGTACTTTCCATTATGATCTCAGATCTGGCGTGCGTTCCTATGGCGAATACCGGTATCCCCCTGCTGGGAGGCGTGATACCGATGGTAACGATAGTATCTATGGAAATAATTCTTTCGTTTATCATTTTAAAAAGCAACAGGGCGCGGCGCGTGATAACGGGACAACCCAGCATAATAATAAGCAAAGGCGTAGTAAATCAACGTGAAATGGAGCGTCTTCGCATAAATATCGACGATCTTATGGAAGAGCTTCGACAGAAAAACGTCGTTTCTATAGAGGAGGTAAACTACGCAATACTTGAGACTACGGGAAAGCTGTCGGTATTTTCGAGAAACGACTTAAATCCAGTGCAAAAAAGCGATGTTGATATTAAAGTTGAAAAATTCGCCTCTATCCCCGTCCCTATCATAGCTGACGGAGAGCTTGACGAAGGGAATTTAAAAAAGCTGGGGCTTGATCATGGATGGATTTCAAAAACGCTGAAGGAGCACGGGATAAAAAACAAAAAAGGCGTGCTCTATATGACCGTAGATGAAAATAAAAAGGTATTTATCATAAAACGCGACAGATCGGGAGGAAACAGCGATGAAAGCGCTTAG